In the Sus scrofa isolate TJ Tabasco breed Duroc chromosome 6, Sscrofa11.1, whole genome shotgun sequence genome, one interval contains:
- the UBXN11 gene encoding UBX domain-containing protein 11 isoform X7, translating into MMKKLRDLEQQVKAQADEMLFKDRKIRALEELVETLQEHQGSVTLRRQEELEATCTQLQRQVGEMERFLGDYGLQWVGEPVDQEDSEDNERDWMTAKKFWKPGDSLVPPEVDFDRLLASLKDLSELVVDSDTQVTPVPSRVPHHALEPIPLKLYRNGIMMFDGPFRPFYAPSTQRCLRDILDGFFPSELQRLYPDGVPFKVSDLRDQVYPENGLDPFPGEGRVVGLQRIRKPWDRTEHPGSIALPAGSRMTAEKFLNRLPKFVIRQGEVIDIRGPIRDTLQNCCPLPARIQEIVVETPALAAERERSQKSPESPAPQLSMLRIKSENGEQAFLLMMRPEDTIGDVRVLLAQARAVDATTFEIFSTFPPTVYHDALTLLAAGLVPSATLLLRAHRAPRPAPRPE; encoded by the exons ATGATGAAGAAGTTGCGGGATCTGGAGCAGCAGGTGAAGGCCCAGGCTGACGAGATGCTGTTCAAG GATCGGAAGATACGGGCCCTGGAGGAATTGGTGGAGACCCTCCAGGAGCACCAGG GCTCAGTGACCCTGCGGCGGCAGGAGGAGCTGGAAGCAACGTGCACTCAGCTGCAGCGGCAGGTCGGGGAGATGGAG CGGTTCCTTGGGGACTACGGCCTGCAGTGGGTGGGTGAGCCCGTGGACCAAGAGGACTCTGAGGATAACGAGAGGGACTGGATGACAGCCAAGAAGTTCTGGAAGCCAG GGGACTCATTGGTACCCCCTGAGGTGGACTTTGACAGGCTGCTGGCCAGCTTGAAGGATCTCAGTGAGCTGGTGGTAGACAGTGACACGCAGGTGACGCCAGTGCCCAGCAGAGTGCCACACCATGCTCTCGAACCCATCCCACTGAAGCTCTACCGGAACGGCATCATGATGTTTGACGGGCCCTTCCGGCCCTTCTACGCGCCCTCCACACAG CGCTGCCTTCGAGACATATTGGATGGCTTCTTCCCCTCAGAGCTCCAGCGGCTGTACCCTGATGGGGTCCCCTTTAAG GTGAGTGACCTGCGCGATCAGGTCTACCCAGAGAATGGGCTGGACCCATTCCCAGGTGAGGGCCGCGTGGTAGGCCTGCAGAGGATTCGAAAACCCTGGGACAGGACGGAGCACCCAG GCTCCATTGCCCTCCCTGCAGGCTCCAGGATGACTGCAGAGAAGTTTCTGAACAGGCTCCCCAAATTTGTGATCCGACAAGGCGAGGTGATTGACATCAGGGGTCCCATCCGGGACACCCTGCAG AACTGCTGTCCATTGCCTGCCCGGATCCAGGAAATCGTGGTGGAGACGCCTGCCTTGGCTGCTGAGCGTGAGAG GAGTCAGAAGTCGCCAGAGTCGCCGGCGCCCCAGCTCTCCATGCTGCGCATCAAATCTGAGAATGGCGAGCAGGCCTTTCTGCTGATGATGCGGCCTGAGGACACCATCGGAGATGTGCGCGTCCTGCTCGCGCAGGCCAG GGCCGTGGATGCCACCACCTTCGAGATCTTCAGTACGTTCCCGCCCACAGTCTACCACGACGCTCTCACTCTGCTGGCCGCAGGCCTAGTGCCCAGCGCCACACTGCTGCTTCGGGCGCACCGGGCCCCGcggcccgccccccgccccgaaTAA
- the SH3BGRL3 gene encoding SH3 domain-binding glutamic acid-rich-like protein 3: MSGLRVYSTSVTGSREIKSQQSEVTRILDGKRIQYQLVDISQDNALRDEMRALAGNPKATPPQIVNGDQYCGDYELFVEAVEQNTLQEFLKLS; encoded by the exons ATGAGCGGCCTGCGCGTCTACAGCACGTCGGTCACCGGCTCCCGCGAA ATCAAGTCCCAGCAGAGCGAGGTGACCCGCATCCTGGATGGGAAGCGCATCCAGTACCAACTAGTGGACATCTCCCAGGACAACGCCCTGCGGGATGAGATGCGAGCCTTGGCGGGCAACCCCAAGGCCACCCCACCCCAGATTGTCAACGGGGACCAGTACTGTGGG gactaTGAGCTCTTCGTGGAGGCTGTGGAACAAAacacactgcaggagttcctgaaACTGTCCTGA
- the UBXN11 gene encoding UBX domain-containing protein 11 isoform X1, with product MSSPLASLGKTRRVPLQSEPVNPGRRGIKIYGNEDEVDMLNDAHGSEERISVPSCYGSVGAPVNRQVPVSHDSELVATMMKKLRDLEQQVKAQADEMLFKDRKIRALEELVETLQEHQGSVTLRRQEELEATCTQLQRQVGEMERFLGDYGLQWVGEPVDQEDSEDNERDWMTAKKFWKPGDSLVPPEVDFDRLLASLKDLSELVVDSDTQVTPVPSRVPHHALEPIPLKLYRNGIMMFDGPFRPFYAPSTQRCLRDILDGFFPSELQRLYPDGVPFKVSDLRDQVYPENGLDPFPGEGRVVGLQRIRKPWDRTEHPGSIALPAGSRMTAEKFLNRLPKFVIRQGEVIDIRGPIRDTLQNCCPLPARIQEIVVETPALAAERERSQKSPESPAPQLSMLRIKSENGEQAFLLMMRPEDTIGDVRVLLAQARAVDATTFEIFSTFPPTVYHDALTLLAAGLVPSATLLLRAHRAPRPAPRPE from the exons ATGAGCTCACCTCTGGCCTCCCTTGGCAAGACCCGGAGAGTGCCTCTGCAGTCGGAGCCTGTGAACCCGGG gcGGCGAGGGATAAAAATCTACGGAAATG AAGATGAGGTAGACATGCTGAATGACGCACACGGCTCTGAAGAAAGGATCTCTGTCCCTTCCTGCTATGGCAGCGTAGGTGCCCCGGTGAATAGGCA AGTCCCTGTGTCCCACGACTCGGAGCTGGTGGCCACCATGATGAAGAAGTTGCGGGATCTGGAGCAGCAGGTGAAGGCCCAGGCTGACGAGATGCTGTTCAAG GATCGGAAGATACGGGCCCTGGAGGAATTGGTGGAGACCCTCCAGGAGCACCAGG GCTCAGTGACCCTGCGGCGGCAGGAGGAGCTGGAAGCAACGTGCACTCAGCTGCAGCGGCAGGTCGGGGAGATGGAG CGGTTCCTTGGGGACTACGGCCTGCAGTGGGTGGGTGAGCCCGTGGACCAAGAGGACTCTGAGGATAACGAGAGGGACTGGATGACAGCCAAGAAGTTCTGGAAGCCAG GGGACTCATTGGTACCCCCTGAGGTGGACTTTGACAGGCTGCTGGCCAGCTTGAAGGATCTCAGTGAGCTGGTGGTAGACAGTGACACGCAGGTGACGCCAGTGCCCAGCAGAGTGCCACACCATGCTCTCGAACCCATCCCACTGAAGCTCTACCGGAACGGCATCATGATGTTTGACGGGCCCTTCCGGCCCTTCTACGCGCCCTCCACACAG CGCTGCCTTCGAGACATATTGGATGGCTTCTTCCCCTCAGAGCTCCAGCGGCTGTACCCTGATGGGGTCCCCTTTAAG GTGAGTGACCTGCGCGATCAGGTCTACCCAGAGAATGGGCTGGACCCATTCCCAGGTGAGGGCCGCGTGGTAGGCCTGCAGAGGATTCGAAAACCCTGGGACAGGACGGAGCACCCAG GCTCCATTGCCCTCCCTGCAGGCTCCAGGATGACTGCAGAGAAGTTTCTGAACAGGCTCCCCAAATTTGTGATCCGACAAGGCGAGGTGATTGACATCAGGGGTCCCATCCGGGACACCCTGCAG AACTGCTGTCCATTGCCTGCCCGGATCCAGGAAATCGTGGTGGAGACGCCTGCCTTGGCTGCTGAGCGTGAGAG GAGTCAGAAGTCGCCAGAGTCGCCGGCGCCCCAGCTCTCCATGCTGCGCATCAAATCTGAGAATGGCGAGCAGGCCTTTCTGCTGATGATGCGGCCTGAGGACACCATCGGAGATGTGCGCGTCCTGCTCGCGCAGGCCAG GGCCGTGGATGCCACCACCTTCGAGATCTTCAGTACGTTCCCGCCCACAGTCTACCACGACGCTCTCACTCTGCTGGCCGCAGGCCTAGTGCCCAGCGCCACACTGCTGCTTCGGGCGCACCGGGCCCCGcggcccgccccccgccccgaaTAA
- the UBXN11 gene encoding UBX domain-containing protein 11 isoform X3, translating into MSSPLASLGKTRRVPLQSEPVNPGRRGIKIYGNEDEVDMLNDAHGSEERISVPSCYGSVGAPVNRQVPVSHDSELVATMMKKLRDLEQQVKAQADEMLFKDRKIRALEELVETLQEHQGSVTLRRQEELEATCTQLQRQVGEMERFLGDYGLQWVGEPVDQEDSEDNERDWMTAKKFWKPGDSLVPPEVDFDRLLASLKDLSELVVDSDTQVTPVPSRVPHHALEPIPLKLYRNGIMMFDGPFRPFYAPSTQRCLRDILDGFFPSELQRLYPDGVPFKVSDLRDQVYPENGLDPFPGEGRVVGLQRIRKPWDRTEHPGSRMTAEKFLNRLPKFVIRQGEVIDIRGPIRDTLQNCCPLPARIQEIVVETPALAAERERSQKSPESPAPQLSMLRIKSENGEQAFLLMMRPEDTIGDVRVLLAQARAVDATTFEIFSTFPPTVYHDALTLLAAGLVPSATLLLRAHRAPRPAPRPE; encoded by the exons ATGAGCTCACCTCTGGCCTCCCTTGGCAAGACCCGGAGAGTGCCTCTGCAGTCGGAGCCTGTGAACCCGGG gcGGCGAGGGATAAAAATCTACGGAAATG AAGATGAGGTAGACATGCTGAATGACGCACACGGCTCTGAAGAAAGGATCTCTGTCCCTTCCTGCTATGGCAGCGTAGGTGCCCCGGTGAATAGGCA AGTCCCTGTGTCCCACGACTCGGAGCTGGTGGCCACCATGATGAAGAAGTTGCGGGATCTGGAGCAGCAGGTGAAGGCCCAGGCTGACGAGATGCTGTTCAAG GATCGGAAGATACGGGCCCTGGAGGAATTGGTGGAGACCCTCCAGGAGCACCAGG GCTCAGTGACCCTGCGGCGGCAGGAGGAGCTGGAAGCAACGTGCACTCAGCTGCAGCGGCAGGTCGGGGAGATGGAG CGGTTCCTTGGGGACTACGGCCTGCAGTGGGTGGGTGAGCCCGTGGACCAAGAGGACTCTGAGGATAACGAGAGGGACTGGATGACAGCCAAGAAGTTCTGGAAGCCAG GGGACTCATTGGTACCCCCTGAGGTGGACTTTGACAGGCTGCTGGCCAGCTTGAAGGATCTCAGTGAGCTGGTGGTAGACAGTGACACGCAGGTGACGCCAGTGCCCAGCAGAGTGCCACACCATGCTCTCGAACCCATCCCACTGAAGCTCTACCGGAACGGCATCATGATGTTTGACGGGCCCTTCCGGCCCTTCTACGCGCCCTCCACACAG CGCTGCCTTCGAGACATATTGGATGGCTTCTTCCCCTCAGAGCTCCAGCGGCTGTACCCTGATGGGGTCCCCTTTAAG GTGAGTGACCTGCGCGATCAGGTCTACCCAGAGAATGGGCTGGACCCATTCCCAGGTGAGGGCCGCGTGGTAGGCCTGCAGAGGATTCGAAAACCCTGGGACAGGACGGAGCACCCAG GCTCCAGGATGACTGCAGAGAAGTTTCTGAACAGGCTCCCCAAATTTGTGATCCGACAAGGCGAGGTGATTGACATCAGGGGTCCCATCCGGGACACCCTGCAG AACTGCTGTCCATTGCCTGCCCGGATCCAGGAAATCGTGGTGGAGACGCCTGCCTTGGCTGCTGAGCGTGAGAG GAGTCAGAAGTCGCCAGAGTCGCCGGCGCCCCAGCTCTCCATGCTGCGCATCAAATCTGAGAATGGCGAGCAGGCCTTTCTGCTGATGATGCGGCCTGAGGACACCATCGGAGATGTGCGCGTCCTGCTCGCGCAGGCCAG GGCCGTGGATGCCACCACCTTCGAGATCTTCAGTACGTTCCCGCCCACAGTCTACCACGACGCTCTCACTCTGCTGGCCGCAGGCCTAGTGCCCAGCGCCACACTGCTGCTTCGGGCGCACCGGGCCCCGcggcccgccccccgccccgaaTAA
- the UBXN11 gene encoding UBX domain-containing protein 11 isoform X2, with amino-acid sequence MSSPLASLGKTRRVPLQSEPVNPGRRGIKIYGNDEVDMLNDAHGSEERISVPSCYGSVGAPVNRQVPVSHDSELVATMMKKLRDLEQQVKAQADEMLFKDRKIRALEELVETLQEHQGSVTLRRQEELEATCTQLQRQVGEMERFLGDYGLQWVGEPVDQEDSEDNERDWMTAKKFWKPGDSLVPPEVDFDRLLASLKDLSELVVDSDTQVTPVPSRVPHHALEPIPLKLYRNGIMMFDGPFRPFYAPSTQRCLRDILDGFFPSELQRLYPDGVPFKVSDLRDQVYPENGLDPFPGEGRVVGLQRIRKPWDRTEHPGSIALPAGSRMTAEKFLNRLPKFVIRQGEVIDIRGPIRDTLQNCCPLPARIQEIVVETPALAAERERSQKSPESPAPQLSMLRIKSENGEQAFLLMMRPEDTIGDVRVLLAQARAVDATTFEIFSTFPPTVYHDALTLLAAGLVPSATLLLRAHRAPRPAPRPE; translated from the exons ATGAGCTCACCTCTGGCCTCCCTTGGCAAGACCCGGAGAGTGCCTCTGCAGTCGGAGCCTGTGAACCCGGG gcGGCGAGGGATAAAAATCTACGGAAATG ATGAGGTAGACATGCTGAATGACGCACACGGCTCTGAAGAAAGGATCTCTGTCCCTTCCTGCTATGGCAGCGTAGGTGCCCCGGTGAATAGGCA AGTCCCTGTGTCCCACGACTCGGAGCTGGTGGCCACCATGATGAAGAAGTTGCGGGATCTGGAGCAGCAGGTGAAGGCCCAGGCTGACGAGATGCTGTTCAAG GATCGGAAGATACGGGCCCTGGAGGAATTGGTGGAGACCCTCCAGGAGCACCAGG GCTCAGTGACCCTGCGGCGGCAGGAGGAGCTGGAAGCAACGTGCACTCAGCTGCAGCGGCAGGTCGGGGAGATGGAG CGGTTCCTTGGGGACTACGGCCTGCAGTGGGTGGGTGAGCCCGTGGACCAAGAGGACTCTGAGGATAACGAGAGGGACTGGATGACAGCCAAGAAGTTCTGGAAGCCAG GGGACTCATTGGTACCCCCTGAGGTGGACTTTGACAGGCTGCTGGCCAGCTTGAAGGATCTCAGTGAGCTGGTGGTAGACAGTGACACGCAGGTGACGCCAGTGCCCAGCAGAGTGCCACACCATGCTCTCGAACCCATCCCACTGAAGCTCTACCGGAACGGCATCATGATGTTTGACGGGCCCTTCCGGCCCTTCTACGCGCCCTCCACACAG CGCTGCCTTCGAGACATATTGGATGGCTTCTTCCCCTCAGAGCTCCAGCGGCTGTACCCTGATGGGGTCCCCTTTAAG GTGAGTGACCTGCGCGATCAGGTCTACCCAGAGAATGGGCTGGACCCATTCCCAGGTGAGGGCCGCGTGGTAGGCCTGCAGAGGATTCGAAAACCCTGGGACAGGACGGAGCACCCAG GCTCCATTGCCCTCCCTGCAGGCTCCAGGATGACTGCAGAGAAGTTTCTGAACAGGCTCCCCAAATTTGTGATCCGACAAGGCGAGGTGATTGACATCAGGGGTCCCATCCGGGACACCCTGCAG AACTGCTGTCCATTGCCTGCCCGGATCCAGGAAATCGTGGTGGAGACGCCTGCCTTGGCTGCTGAGCGTGAGAG GAGTCAGAAGTCGCCAGAGTCGCCGGCGCCCCAGCTCTCCATGCTGCGCATCAAATCTGAGAATGGCGAGCAGGCCTTTCTGCTGATGATGCGGCCTGAGGACACCATCGGAGATGTGCGCGTCCTGCTCGCGCAGGCCAG GGCCGTGGATGCCACCACCTTCGAGATCTTCAGTACGTTCCCGCCCACAGTCTACCACGACGCTCTCACTCTGCTGGCCGCAGGCCTAGTGCCCAGCGCCACACTGCTGCTTCGGGCGCACCGGGCCCCGcggcccgccccccgccccgaaTAA
- the UBXN11 gene encoding UBX domain-containing protein 11 isoform X5, whose amino-acid sequence MSSPLASLGKTRRVPLQSEPVNPGRRGIKIYGNVPVSHDSELVATMMKKLRDLEQQVKAQADEMLFKDRKIRALEELVETLQEHQGSVTLRRQEELEATCTQLQRQVGEMERFLGDYGLQWVGEPVDQEDSEDNERDWMTAKKFWKPGDSLVPPEVDFDRLLASLKDLSELVVDSDTQVTPVPSRVPHHALEPIPLKLYRNGIMMFDGPFRPFYAPSTQRCLRDILDGFFPSELQRLYPDGVPFKVSDLRDQVYPENGLDPFPGEGRVVGLQRIRKPWDRTEHPGSRMTAEKFLNRLPKFVIRQGEVIDIRGPIRDTLQNCCPLPARIQEIVVETPALAAERERSQKSPESPAPQLSMLRIKSENGEQAFLLMMRPEDTIGDVRVLLAQARAVDATTFEIFSTFPPTVYHDALTLLAAGLVPSATLLLRAHRAPRPAPRPE is encoded by the exons ATGAGCTCACCTCTGGCCTCCCTTGGCAAGACCCGGAGAGTGCCTCTGCAGTCGGAGCCTGTGAACCCGGG gcGGCGAGGGATAAAAATCTACGGAAATG TCCCTGTGTCCCACGACTCGGAGCTGGTGGCCACCATGATGAAGAAGTTGCGGGATCTGGAGCAGCAGGTGAAGGCCCAGGCTGACGAGATGCTGTTCAAG GATCGGAAGATACGGGCCCTGGAGGAATTGGTGGAGACCCTCCAGGAGCACCAGG GCTCAGTGACCCTGCGGCGGCAGGAGGAGCTGGAAGCAACGTGCACTCAGCTGCAGCGGCAGGTCGGGGAGATGGAG CGGTTCCTTGGGGACTACGGCCTGCAGTGGGTGGGTGAGCCCGTGGACCAAGAGGACTCTGAGGATAACGAGAGGGACTGGATGACAGCCAAGAAGTTCTGGAAGCCAG GGGACTCATTGGTACCCCCTGAGGTGGACTTTGACAGGCTGCTGGCCAGCTTGAAGGATCTCAGTGAGCTGGTGGTAGACAGTGACACGCAGGTGACGCCAGTGCCCAGCAGAGTGCCACACCATGCTCTCGAACCCATCCCACTGAAGCTCTACCGGAACGGCATCATGATGTTTGACGGGCCCTTCCGGCCCTTCTACGCGCCCTCCACACAG CGCTGCCTTCGAGACATATTGGATGGCTTCTTCCCCTCAGAGCTCCAGCGGCTGTACCCTGATGGGGTCCCCTTTAAG GTGAGTGACCTGCGCGATCAGGTCTACCCAGAGAATGGGCTGGACCCATTCCCAGGTGAGGGCCGCGTGGTAGGCCTGCAGAGGATTCGAAAACCCTGGGACAGGACGGAGCACCCAG GCTCCAGGATGACTGCAGAGAAGTTTCTGAACAGGCTCCCCAAATTTGTGATCCGACAAGGCGAGGTGATTGACATCAGGGGTCCCATCCGGGACACCCTGCAG AACTGCTGTCCATTGCCTGCCCGGATCCAGGAAATCGTGGTGGAGACGCCTGCCTTGGCTGCTGAGCGTGAGAG GAGTCAGAAGTCGCCAGAGTCGCCGGCGCCCCAGCTCTCCATGCTGCGCATCAAATCTGAGAATGGCGAGCAGGCCTTTCTGCTGATGATGCGGCCTGAGGACACCATCGGAGATGTGCGCGTCCTGCTCGCGCAGGCCAG GGCCGTGGATGCCACCACCTTCGAGATCTTCAGTACGTTCCCGCCCACAGTCTACCACGACGCTCTCACTCTGCTGGCCGCAGGCCTAGTGCCCAGCGCCACACTGCTGCTTCGGGCGCACCGGGCCCCGcggcccgccccccgccccgaaTAA
- the UBXN11 gene encoding UBX domain-containing protein 11 isoform X6: protein MSSPLASLGKTRRVPLQSEPVNPGRRGIKIYGNEDEVDMLNDAHGSEERISVPSCYGSVGAPVNRQVPVSHDSELVATMMKKLRDLEQQVKAQADEMLFKDRKIRALEELVETLQEHQGDSLVPPEVDFDRLLASLKDLSELVVDSDTQVTPVPSRVPHHALEPIPLKLYRNGIMMFDGPFRPFYAPSTQRCLRDILDGFFPSELQRLYPDGVPFKVSDLRDQVYPENGLDPFPGEGRVVGLQRIRKPWDRTEHPGSIALPAGSRMTAEKFLNRLPKFVIRQGEVIDIRGPIRDTLQNCCPLPARIQEIVVETPALAAERERSQKSPESPAPQLSMLRIKSENGEQAFLLMMRPEDTIGDVRVLLAQARAVDATTFEIFSTFPPTVYHDALTLLAAGLVPSATLLLRAHRAPRPAPRPE from the exons ATGAGCTCACCTCTGGCCTCCCTTGGCAAGACCCGGAGAGTGCCTCTGCAGTCGGAGCCTGTGAACCCGGG gcGGCGAGGGATAAAAATCTACGGAAATG AAGATGAGGTAGACATGCTGAATGACGCACACGGCTCTGAAGAAAGGATCTCTGTCCCTTCCTGCTATGGCAGCGTAGGTGCCCCGGTGAATAGGCA AGTCCCTGTGTCCCACGACTCGGAGCTGGTGGCCACCATGATGAAGAAGTTGCGGGATCTGGAGCAGCAGGTGAAGGCCCAGGCTGACGAGATGCTGTTCAAG GATCGGAAGATACGGGCCCTGGAGGAATTGGTGGAGACCCTCCAGGAGCACCAGG GGGACTCATTGGTACCCCCTGAGGTGGACTTTGACAGGCTGCTGGCCAGCTTGAAGGATCTCAGTGAGCTGGTGGTAGACAGTGACACGCAGGTGACGCCAGTGCCCAGCAGAGTGCCACACCATGCTCTCGAACCCATCCCACTGAAGCTCTACCGGAACGGCATCATGATGTTTGACGGGCCCTTCCGGCCCTTCTACGCGCCCTCCACACAG CGCTGCCTTCGAGACATATTGGATGGCTTCTTCCCCTCAGAGCTCCAGCGGCTGTACCCTGATGGGGTCCCCTTTAAG GTGAGTGACCTGCGCGATCAGGTCTACCCAGAGAATGGGCTGGACCCATTCCCAGGTGAGGGCCGCGTGGTAGGCCTGCAGAGGATTCGAAAACCCTGGGACAGGACGGAGCACCCAG GCTCCATTGCCCTCCCTGCAGGCTCCAGGATGACTGCAGAGAAGTTTCTGAACAGGCTCCCCAAATTTGTGATCCGACAAGGCGAGGTGATTGACATCAGGGGTCCCATCCGGGACACCCTGCAG AACTGCTGTCCATTGCCTGCCCGGATCCAGGAAATCGTGGTGGAGACGCCTGCCTTGGCTGCTGAGCGTGAGAG GAGTCAGAAGTCGCCAGAGTCGCCGGCGCCCCAGCTCTCCATGCTGCGCATCAAATCTGAGAATGGCGAGCAGGCCTTTCTGCTGATGATGCGGCCTGAGGACACCATCGGAGATGTGCGCGTCCTGCTCGCGCAGGCCAG GGCCGTGGATGCCACCACCTTCGAGATCTTCAGTACGTTCCCGCCCACAGTCTACCACGACGCTCTCACTCTGCTGGCCGCAGGCCTAGTGCCCAGCGCCACACTGCTGCTTCGGGCGCACCGGGCCCCGcggcccgccccccgccccgaaTAA
- the UBXN11 gene encoding UBX domain-containing protein 11 isoform X4: MSSPLASLGKTRRVPLQSEPVNPGRRGIKIYGNVPVSHDSELVATMMKKLRDLEQQVKAQADEMLFKDRKIRALEELVETLQEHQGSVTLRRQEELEATCTQLQRQVGEMERFLGDYGLQWVGEPVDQEDSEDNERDWMTAKKFWKPGDSLVPPEVDFDRLLASLKDLSELVVDSDTQVTPVPSRVPHHALEPIPLKLYRNGIMMFDGPFRPFYAPSTQRCLRDILDGFFPSELQRLYPDGVPFKVSDLRDQVYPENGLDPFPGEGRVVGLQRIRKPWDRTEHPGSIALPAGSRMTAEKFLNRLPKFVIRQGEVIDIRGPIRDTLQNCCPLPARIQEIVVETPALAAERERSQKSPESPAPQLSMLRIKSENGEQAFLLMMRPEDTIGDVRVLLAQARAVDATTFEIFSTFPPTVYHDALTLLAAGLVPSATLLLRAHRAPRPAPRPE, encoded by the exons ATGAGCTCACCTCTGGCCTCCCTTGGCAAGACCCGGAGAGTGCCTCTGCAGTCGGAGCCTGTGAACCCGGG gcGGCGAGGGATAAAAATCTACGGAAATG TCCCTGTGTCCCACGACTCGGAGCTGGTGGCCACCATGATGAAGAAGTTGCGGGATCTGGAGCAGCAGGTGAAGGCCCAGGCTGACGAGATGCTGTTCAAG GATCGGAAGATACGGGCCCTGGAGGAATTGGTGGAGACCCTCCAGGAGCACCAGG GCTCAGTGACCCTGCGGCGGCAGGAGGAGCTGGAAGCAACGTGCACTCAGCTGCAGCGGCAGGTCGGGGAGATGGAG CGGTTCCTTGGGGACTACGGCCTGCAGTGGGTGGGTGAGCCCGTGGACCAAGAGGACTCTGAGGATAACGAGAGGGACTGGATGACAGCCAAGAAGTTCTGGAAGCCAG GGGACTCATTGGTACCCCCTGAGGTGGACTTTGACAGGCTGCTGGCCAGCTTGAAGGATCTCAGTGAGCTGGTGGTAGACAGTGACACGCAGGTGACGCCAGTGCCCAGCAGAGTGCCACACCATGCTCTCGAACCCATCCCACTGAAGCTCTACCGGAACGGCATCATGATGTTTGACGGGCCCTTCCGGCCCTTCTACGCGCCCTCCACACAG CGCTGCCTTCGAGACATATTGGATGGCTTCTTCCCCTCAGAGCTCCAGCGGCTGTACCCTGATGGGGTCCCCTTTAAG GTGAGTGACCTGCGCGATCAGGTCTACCCAGAGAATGGGCTGGACCCATTCCCAGGTGAGGGCCGCGTGGTAGGCCTGCAGAGGATTCGAAAACCCTGGGACAGGACGGAGCACCCAG GCTCCATTGCCCTCCCTGCAGGCTCCAGGATGACTGCAGAGAAGTTTCTGAACAGGCTCCCCAAATTTGTGATCCGACAAGGCGAGGTGATTGACATCAGGGGTCCCATCCGGGACACCCTGCAG AACTGCTGTCCATTGCCTGCCCGGATCCAGGAAATCGTGGTGGAGACGCCTGCCTTGGCTGCTGAGCGTGAGAG GAGTCAGAAGTCGCCAGAGTCGCCGGCGCCCCAGCTCTCCATGCTGCGCATCAAATCTGAGAATGGCGAGCAGGCCTTTCTGCTGATGATGCGGCCTGAGGACACCATCGGAGATGTGCGCGTCCTGCTCGCGCAGGCCAG GGCCGTGGATGCCACCACCTTCGAGATCTTCAGTACGTTCCCGCCCACAGTCTACCACGACGCTCTCACTCTGCTGGCCGCAGGCCTAGTGCCCAGCGCCACACTGCTGCTTCGGGCGCACCGGGCCCCGcggcccgccccccgccccgaaTAA